The following DNA comes from Rhipicephalus microplus isolate Deutch F79 chromosome 6, USDA_Rmic, whole genome shotgun sequence.
GTCCTTTCAAAGTATCATCGAAGTCATATTTCAAGAACGATTGTTAAGGGCCCACTACGCCataagcatttctttttttaatataacCGTCGGAAAGTTTTCGTAAGCGATGTGCTGGCGCGCTGTTAATGCAGTCGCATGCGTAGGTGTGTTTGTGTGCGAGTAAATGATCGAGTGAGTGGGCGAGTCAAATCTGTCATTGTTACATTCTATACCTTTCATAATTTCAATGAAGTTTTAAAGGACATATAAACAAACGACATTgttgcatatgaaaaaaaaaaaaaaacacgttatgCTCGAAGGCAAACGCTGTTTAGAATTTCGCGCGCGCGGGATAATCCGAATACACACTTCTCTTCACAAACCAAAGTGAGTTTCTTCTTTACCTGTatctttctttccttattttgTCTTTATTCTTAATTTATTACTGCTTCTATCTTTCTCTCACTTTTAGTTTGTCTTCCTAGCTCTTTCGCCCCCTCTTTTTGCACTTGTCATCTGGTCCGTCTGAGCTGATGCATCCCACGCCAGGCTAATTGGCGTATATTCGTCCTGAGAGCCAAGCAGCATATGAAGGGATTGGAAAGAGCGCATGTCGGCCGAGTTAAAATGTACTAGACCTTCTAGCACACTGTAGTCGGATTAATGCGCTCACGATTATCACAGCATTTTGCATGACTGACGGAATTTttcctcgcaaaaaaaaaaacggtttcaTTTTTGTGTGTGCAGAGAAAGCACACGTGAAGACACACATTGTCACGCATAGCcgacctagtttttttttttttttttttgatagacaAGGAACGATTTGCTAAACAGCCTCACTCTTAGAACACAGTGGAGTTCATTGTCGCTGGATTAATTCCCGGTCTTGGAGGATGTCTTTTGGCGGTACGTGCCCGGGAGAAATGCAGAAAAATTCATGTACATGCTGTACAACAATGGTGTCTTCACCGGTACATTGGAGGAGAAAAAGAAGGGTTAATAATTCAACGAAATAAAAACACGTCCCCAAACCGTGGCAGCCACAATTTTTTACGGAGAGAATGTTAGATTACATTTAGATAAATCACCCCAGGAGGcccaaatttccggaacccttcactgtggagtctcataatcatatcgtggtttttggacgttaaaccccaatagcTATTAAAAACACGCTCGTTTAAGGCGAAAGTTCATTGCTGCCTACCTAGCGTGAGAGGAGAGCAGCATACCGTGCTGGTCTCCACTCTAGCCAACACTGAATTTGTTGTCTTCTCTCTTGAAGATGTTTTAAACCAGCTATGTGACCTTATATAACGCCAGGTAATATTAACTAATCCCGCCTCCTCCACCAAGGCACCGTCTTAATCGGGCACCGTCACTCACGTCGGGTGTGTGCGCGCTTATGCACGTAACCCTCTACCCCCACCCTACCCCGAAAAAGAAATTAATTGAAATACAGCGGACGTCAATTAGACCAGCTCACCGGGCGAAGTGCCGAAGTGTTCGGCGAAGATGAGACTCCAGCAGGCGTCAGCGTAGTAGCGAAACCAGTAGGCGATCGCCGCAGCGACGCCCACTGCGGCGACGGCGAGCGCCATGCAGCACACCATGACGGCTGCACAACAGCTAGAAACCGGCGCACAAAGCGAGGACTGGCACACGAAATGGACAGCCGACGGGCCGTTATCGCAGCCCGCAACGTCCTAGCCGAGGGTGACGGCTCGTTCATTCGTTATCTCGCCTTTCAGCCACTCATTTGGgcccgtcatttttttttcttcttttttatcggTAAGACTTATCCGCTCTTATATCCCGAGTGCGAGAGTTCTCTAAAGGCGCGCGCTGTTTTCAACTGTTCTTCTCCGCCGGCGAGCAATCGCGTTAGGGCGGTTGCAGCTGTTGTTTCAAACCCAGCTGATTCGAAAGCGGCTTGCAGTATCCTCCTCGCATCTGCGTATATATCAATTGTTCTGGGTGCGACGGGCTATGACGACGCTGTCGGTATTGGTAGCGTGTTCAGTGCGGAGTCAAGTGATTATGTCTGGGCCGTGGTATCCGAGAGAAAAGTAGAATATTTAGCATTCGTCGCGTATAAGATAAGACGTGACAGCCTCGGGCGATCGAATGAAGTGATACAAAAACAACGTGATACGGTGCCTACTGCACGCCTTACAAGTTTCTTAACTCgagagtgttttatgccggggtccaccacggctccgtgACGTATTTTCGTAACAGATATGACGTAAACGATATACTAACAGATTCCAAaggaaaaaaacgagaagaacATAGCCACAGCTTTGCTGAAAAGGAGAAGCAATGAACGCGTaagcaacgaattggaaggtcagGCGAAGAATGGAAAGTAGATCGAAACGTGGCCCACGTTTCTCAGGCACAAATACCGCACGAAACGTACTTACAGGTACAGAGGAACgggaataagtgtctcagttgttatttcgctgtgtctgaaaagcacgcctttttcgcaaacggggagtgtgcaacgagtgcagtgacctttgtgcgcccggtaactacaacagaatcgttccggtgaaagcccaaggcgtgcTATTGTCTCCACCGCGAGATGAGCAAGCGCACGCGAGAGCATCCCCTCACCGCGGGGCAGAGTGCGCGcctgggagatgagagcgcggaCCACTGCGTCGTGACtatctggcgacgcgcgctcattgcgccatctcgctggtaatgcttaAAAGATGATAGTTCTCCCCGAAATGCTTGTCGGCAGCGGTAAAAGGTAGGTTTAAATAGCTTGCCTTTTAAACGTTCAATAGCTGTTTCTTCGTGGCTTAGTGACTAACACCTCACACTCTCACTTCAGAGGTCACATGTTCGATTCTACGCGCCAGAGCCTTTTTATCGATGATGAAGTGACTGTAAAGTGAAGGGATTTTCCCAAAACTTCACTTTTTTGTTTAGAGGCTTTCATTAGTATGGTTCTTCTACTTTTATGACAAAAAAATGAAATTCAAAATTAcctatttgtttgtttttaaatgctTTCGCAAGTGTGGTTCCTCTACTTTATGGCAAAAAAATCAAAAGTTGTAGCTAAGGTCGAAGTAGTCTAAAATCATCTTTAAGAGCACAGGGTAgcgataacaacaaaaaaaaaagaactcattGTCTATAGAGTCCCCCGGAAATTGCCCCCTGAAAATTGTGCCCTGGCTGCCTGCCACTGTATTCGGATGAAGTGTTCAGCAAAATAACCATGATTTCTAAAAGGTCATAATGGAAGAGATCATTTTAAAAAGCACGCTACCACACAAAGATTAGCTTTCATTTCTACATTTAACAATCAATTTTTGCTAGATGCAATTTTGGGCAACCTCTTGAGTTTGGACACCATGTTTTTGGCACTTCTGGTGAACAGATCAAGGTTAAGTTTTTGCCACATACAGTAGACTCCCTTTAGGACGAACTCGAAGGAACCACGATCATTTGTTTGTTTTATCAGGAGTTCGGCTTATCAGAAGGGGCCTCAAAAGTCAAATGCTAACatgctgtcacaggtcccgttaattagggaggcgatcgctgggctaaATCGAAGGACCGAAGTATCGGCcgcccgaactgcaccacgaaagcgcgggcaatttagaagtggtcctatttggcgcgccagcggacgccggctgtggcccaaagaacaagtaagagccgagagttgataaacaaaaccaaattattttctcaaatatggcagatcaaatgacacacaaatatgcacactcgacaatagttgaatacgatatgccTCCAATCAAACAGCGTACTACATAGTACAAtgagctacactcgaaacaacagacacaaacAATACGCACTAAAATAAAATCACAtccatcgaacaaccaagacacttgaagactaaatagttcgaaaacttattcagcccAAAGTCCTTCGAACAAAAGTCTGagtgatactcttccgagaatcactcactcaaagtccagcgctgttgtctaTCCGCTGTCCCCGAagattctcttccaggaaacctcgcgtcttcgattggccgctctccaagcaccaaacttcgccggtaatacgtcggcttcccacgcgttgcgattgcaggacgcgtcttaACTCTCTGGCGGTAGTCTCACACTATTCTTCGGCTGTTAGCaccagccttcacccttcaggcGGAAATTCTTTTcatcacctgctttgtcactgaggacaaaaccatCGCCGGCAAGGCGGAACACTCCATGCACCctggcgcaaactttcttctCTCCTGATCTCCCTTCATCGCTCCTCGCCTATCTACATTTcacgctagattccagaaacTTCTAATTGTTTCGTCGGTgcaatgcacagccaaggctggggaaagagcgagacgtttcgagggccgtccgcgacacgtgacgcaactctacatcaccacgcccctttccttccagatctttttagggcttgctcggcggccgatatgaggaggttggtcggcgaaactacgcttccgagggggagaAAGGGCGCCGGGgtgtctttggatgcttgttttcttctttagcgttGACCTTGAGCGTTTCTCTGGCGCCTGGAATAGTCACAATCGCCGGAAATCCGCAGCGCACGCTTTTTCGGAGCGCTCGTTTGTGGCACATGCCAAGTACGCCCATATATGTTGCTTgaattctaaatctgaacagtaaattttaaagccactcgattcttggccaatcccccacagtgggtatgcgccactaacaattggagaacaacaacaacaacacactgAATGGAGTATACTCACAATGGGGAGGAAAGGAACAAgaaaagcatttatttggctcaGTTTGGTATAAACTATGCTTTCAAGTAGACTTTTGAGAATAATCTAACGAATACTCGATTTTGCGGGCTCATAATAAATATGCTTATAAATAAATTGCTACCACATTTGAACAATAATACTGAAACACTACCATACTTTGGCGTATATAAAAAGATAAAATGTGACGGACAAGCACAATTTTCCTTCAAAGAATTGAATATTTTTTCCTTTGGACTGATCAACTCCTAAGAAGCTGTTTTACTGGCTTTGCTATCATTTCTAGATACACCTCCTGACCTCCATGACACATCGTTACCTTGACAAAGCCAATGCACGCCAATTTGCTTATAGAAGTCTGGAAGCTGTTCTTTGAGGTTCGAATATTTTCAGCCAGCTGGAACTTTTCGTGAATGACGTGCAGATGAAGATATTCGTTTACGTTACTTAcgatcacacgcacacacacacacacgcacgcacgcgcacacacacacacacaaacacacacacactatatttCGTGTGCAAAATGGCCTTGTTTTGTCGTGCACTTTTATAATGAAATTAGCGCATCACAAGTTGCGGCATTCAAGTGGGAACAGATACAACACGCACAGGCCCTGTGCATAACAACGCAAACTGGCCGCAACACATGGGCTCCGTCGCCACCATTTTGTGACAGCGATGACAATGCATCTGACTCCTCTGGTGGGAGTGCTAGTGCCAAACATATGGTAGTCGGTTTCATGCGATTATATTGCACAGACAATCTTTGTTCCCGTTTTCGCTTTCACTTGGCATCCCCCCCTTCCCTTGCATTTTTCTCTCTATCAAAGCTCTTGTGTTCTGTTCTCTTGTTGAGGAACAAATACGAAAGGAGAACACAAAAAGACACACGCTTTTTGTCGCCTTCTTTGCTGATAAAGCTGGCGCTTTCTCCACCTACTGTCTAAGGGTGAGGAAGATCCCAGCTTTAGACGCTGACCTTTCATTTCCACTTATCTCTCTTCCTTCCTCCACGTCGTAATTTGGTTAGTCTTTGCaccaggaagtttttttttttttttcattttgccttctcttctttgtctgAATGCCCCCACCAAGAGTATATTATGTTCCTTGCTCAAAATCCCTGTCATTGTCGGTCACTGCAAGAGTTCGTATTAACAAAAGAGGCATTATAAAATTACGTCCtaggatttttttttgcattgagtctATGGGAAACACAACATTCTCGTGTTCTTAAACAAGAATTTGTTTCAACAGAGTTAGCCTTGATGGAAGCTTACAGTTTTTTTTAACATGTCAAGAGTGCAATGATCTCTTTTGAAGCGTATTATCGTTACAAATATTACGAACTTAAATTAGTATGGGCTGagcatgtttgttttcttcttatgTGTTTAGGCTTTGTGTGCTGGTAAATCTATCTTAATGAGATTGGAttgataaacttttatttttttattggatAAACTTGTATTTTTCTTAATGAGAGCACTGAACACTTCTTGCATTATTTTGTGTTCATTTAAATGTATTATACACACATCCTCGAAAAGTATTTGCATTCCAAAGAAAATGTAGAggaaaactcccaagcatttccccgagggtgaacatggttaagtgcgaatgcacggggtgatgctatgaggggtatttattaattcgcactattatatttattaatcacactatggcgcctttatggtgtaatggttcctgggaatcgcaatttgatcacacgggggagtttacgttaactcactggcgaatgccaacggattttaactttactccccctcatagcatcaccccgtgcattcgcacttaaccatgttcaccctcggggaaatgcttgggatgtttattactgatgatgatgatgattaaagtgtaattaatgaatttaagtgttgtttgtcatgaagcatttgtacacagatacattatatacgaagtattatctatttacacttcacgattttcgtacgatgcattaaatgcacacatcgcgagcgcgtcacacacacacacaaactacactacagattagcacctattcgtgttatcgttgtagctgacggttagtaccagcgctttgtgatccgagaaatgtacggtgagcggatccggcaagacggagcggaccgtacagttcctactgaacgccaagtctatgaagccaccgttgatcgtggtcggaaacccgagagacagacacgtcatcgagtaattgttcagcatgtggtcAACCAACCAGCCATTGTCCTTTCTAACGTCCACGTTACAGTCACCCACCACCACAATCGGAACCGAGGGACGCGCGCGCACAGACTCACTCTCCATCGCCGCATCCATCTGCTCCAAGACGTCATCTCTCGAGAGGTTCGGGGCCAGGTAGACGGTCACAACCAGGACGGCATCGCCGGAGTAGGCACTGGTGTAGACTGACCGCTGCCCCGCGTGAGtcgcctgatgctcatgaaggggagtcgaggcgagatgaggcgctcttccaccgggttcagatcggggaggtccgcgggacgaggcgggtacgcgtagccgtggctcttgctcaacggcggaacccgcccggccagcagggactctcggcaagacgcacacacccggaacgcaccgaagggagccagccgcgggtcttgcgcatccatgtcgtcgcatcggtgttcgcccgaccatcttccgaactcgttccaacgaacccgcaacgcgttcaacctgttggtctcgttcctcacgccggaaatgcagctcaggttgttatcgaaccacagccggtcacacacggcgcagctgtgaccgaagctgcgatccacaaagtcgcgtttgaaacgcgcgtccggacgagcaaagtccagggctcgcaccctctcccgcgcggcacattcactggctcgaacggcttcgggaacgtccactcacCGTGCACCGCATCTCAAATCGCATCTCCCTTTAAATATATCTAGCAAGCATGCCCGCACATTCAGGCACTTAGTGAGTTTTAACATAGGTGACAGAGTGCTCTCCAGCCATTGTTAAGCCACTTGCATAGCCAATTATAATCGCACCAGTCGATTCACGCTGATTATTTTATTGTGTTTGTACAGGAGACAAAGGCACCTTTCAGGTAATCTAGAAAAGAATTCGTACGTTTCGTCGAGACAATCCTATGTTACACTGACACAGTGGGGCGCGTCGAGCACGCACTGTCATATTCAGCTATTTCTGGAAATATACCGCAAAAGCCGCAAAGTTCACAAGCGCATCAAGTGTTCCCGTATAGCAGACAACATCGCCTGTACAGTACGTGTCACTGGTGATCACTTGGCGCCGCTTGGAGAAAAGGCTGCACCTGGTTGTAGTGTCTGGCCTCATGAAAAATCGCTTGATGCAACCCAAGCTCTCGAGAATCCGCAGCAGTTCCAGCATCTGCACGCACGGCTCCATCTTACGGGAGAACTTGGATTTGAAGTCCTCTTCTCTCACACCAGGATGGTCCAATATGTAGGACAGAATCGCCGACAAGAGCTGCAGAAATGCAGGACGGTTCAGGGTTCCGTCAGGCTTTCGCCAGATTCTCGGAACGTACATTATCTTTTCGAATGCATCCACATTGATATTCTTGGTTATCGCCTCATAATAGGTTCGCTTCAGGCAGCTGCTGTTGCTGTCCCTCGCCCGACGACAGCCTGCATTCCTTGATTCGATTTCGTGTCGATCGTCGCGACTAGTACTGGGATCCTCGCTGCATCCTTGGCCGGCACTCTCTGAAGCATATGATGTCGAAGGTTCAGGACTTGTGAAGTCTTGTGGATTTGCTGCAGCAGTTGCTCTGCCGTCCACACCACTTTCAGCAGCCTTTTTCACTTCACTGCTCAATAAACTGGCAGTTTCACTCGTTGTTACCTTTCTCATTTTCACTTTCAGCGCATGCTCTTGTTCTCCCAGAGCCGAGGTGTAGGCACGCATTTCTTTGGGGATCTTGAAAGAGCGGATCACCCAAGGTTTGCTGTGCTGAAGTGCAACAAATCGAAGGCATGTCACTCCGACACGCAATATCATTTCTCTCTCAACCAAGAAATCAAGGTGAGATTCCAGGGTGACACTTCTCATGGTTGAACAGAAGGTGTCGTAGAGCTGAGCATAGGTGATGCCAAGTTGTTCTTTCTTCAGAATGACAGAGTAAATTTCAGCTCCAATCTGGGCCTCTTCCAGAGATTTTGCCGCCTGTCTGTAGGCATCTGTGATACTTTCTGCTGTCCAGCAGTGGTTCGCTGTATCCAAGCTATAGCAGACACGTTGTTCTTGCACAATCTTGTCATACAAAGGGTTACGAACTTTCAGAGCATAAGACTTGTCTGTGGGCTCCTCAAGGGTCCAGCCAGGGACGAGGTCCTCACTGGTGAGAAAGAAGTCTACCTTGCACGATTTCACAATTGCATAGTCCTGAGGGCGCAGAGTATTGAACCGAAGCACTTTTTTCATGTTATGCTTGAGCATGTAAAGGAATGAACGAGATGTTTTGACATTGCCGCCAGATGTCGCGAAGTTGAGGCTTTTCGCCTTGGTGGCCAGTGTGTCGCTGTTCTCAAAGATGTCTTCCCCCTGGGAGTCATTGTCTTCATCTTCTCCGAGTTCTTCATTTAGCAGGGGCACTTTCCCATGAGTCATGCTGGAGTCAAAATCAACTATTGCCTCAGGTACCTCCATAGAGTAACCGAGCTTCTTTGACAGCAACAGTGTGAAAAGCAGAGGTGCATACGCTGGCTCAATATCATCTTCAAATGTATATGACTCACCACTTTGGCGCTTGGCCAAAAGTTCGAGCATAAGTTTCCCCATTGAAGCTATGTGCTCTGGTGTGTAGCGCCGTGCCATTTCAAACTTGAACTTGTTAGACAGCGTGAATGGCAGCATGGAGAGGTTGAGAGAGATGTACAGTTTTTTGGTGTTTGGGTGCTTTTTACAGATGATGCCGTTGTGCCTCAGTCGAGCGGTCACAGAGCGAATGAGATTGTCCGGGTATTGCTCATAAATCTTGTAAAGTGTCAAGGACCAGTTACTCTTGCCGTCGTCAGCTGCGATTGAGGCCAGGATCACCATTGCAACAGAGCTGAAGTGTATGTCTACAAGATTTTGAGGCTCGGCAAAAGACCAGCTGTCCACTTCGGCGTGGCCCGGCACAACAACCTCGTAGCGGTTCTTCAGCTCACCAATACTAGTGGGAAGGGTGACCTCCCTGTGCCTCTCTTCTGAGCTCTTGCTGAACTTTTTCATCAGATGATTGAGGACAGTTCTGAACATAGTCACCCACTGTTTTTCATCTGATTTCACTGGCTTTGGACCATAGAACATTTCCATGAGCTCTTGGTCGTGCTGTGCTTCGCAGAGGAAGACCAAAGCATTAGCCTTGGTAGCTGGGTTAAGTAACATGAATCGCATTCGCCTCTGACAAGCTCGAGAGGTCTTGTCCTTGCTCAGTTCGGGAAAGCGCTCATTGAGGATGTCCCTAACTACAGTGAATGGCACCACCATCTTGTCCAAATGACGGTCCAGAAACCATGAACAAACTTTGCACATAAGCAAAACAATGTCCTCCTGCGATGACCACGAAACACGCATGGTCTTCATAGCCTTCAAAGCAGCTTGGTCTTTGTCATCATAGTAAGGTTTGCGAGCTGAGCAAAGCTTCCTTGGCTTGACAACCCTCAAAGTAATGTCAGACTTCTTTCGCTGCATAACTTTTTTCTTAGGCTGGTGCTCTACAACTTTTGTAGCTCCTTTCACAACAGGCACTGCCAATGGTTTGCTATCTGGTTCTTTCGGGTAGTAGACTGACATGCGAGAAATTGAACTCCGAGCCCTTTTATGGCTGTGTTTCTGTGGAAGCGTACTCCCAGTGTTCTTAGATGCTCTGTCTAAATAGCTCAGAAGTCTCTGGAAAGGCTTAGCACCATTTGGGCTTGGTTTTTTGTTTTCCTTAATGGATGTGTTCACCTTTGCAGGAATCTGCTCGGCAGGAGACCAGTTTCTTTTGAGATGTGCAAAGAGGGCAGAATCAAAACCAGCTGCTCCAAGCTGGTCGCCAGGCACCGTGCCATCATCTTTCTCCTCTCCAAATTCTCTGTTCTTGCAGGCTTCAATCATGGCTGGCTTCTTGTACAAATTCTGAAGCTCAATGGTTTGACCAAGTATTGACTGTGCCATTCCAAGAGGAGTGCATACGCATGTGCTCTCGACTTCCAGCCAGAAGTGCTCGACCTCTTGCTGAGTTCGAAGAAAGAATTGCTTAACGGGATACTTGATATCGGCCGACACCTGGTGGTAACCTGGGTTAGAAATTTTAGTGTCCTTGATGCGCAAGTTCCTGTGCACATAAAGAAAGACTTGGTCTTTCTCCTTAAGCCGCTGAGGGCCAAAAGTGATCATGCCCACAAATGCCAGCCTCTTCATTGTCTCATGGATGGAGTAGATGTACCTCCTAGCAAAGAGCAGAGCATTTCTCAGCTTGACAGGAAGATTTCGAACGAGGTAGTGACACTTGACCTTATCATCAAGGTACTCTTCGAGCCCTTCAATCTTATGCCTGATTGAGCTTGCAATCTTGACAAAGATGGAAAGCGGCAGCGAGAGAAGGACATCTGCAAACAAGACCCATCCCTCTGGCGTGCTCGGACTCTTTGACAGCGGAGGAACAAACATCTTCCAGCCAATCTCATGATGGTACTGTGTGGGGATCGAAGGATCTTCTGATGAACGGTCCTGGGCAGCACCTTCATAGCTGTATAATAGATAATGCATAAAGGCATAGCAGAGGTGCATCCTGCGGAACTTCGGCTGCACTCCGTAAAAGCGCCCCATGG
Coding sequences within:
- the LOC119167498 gene encoding general transcription factor 3C polypeptide 1 — its product is MTPANDFHACCVDEIALEGLDGITLQALWVRLQMRPNFPLSLDSKSKAFMWRSLLPDTRLSFYVLGKPRIDLVVYDRYKNVDANTGYVVEPKNLPPDPYPFKMINKNGLMGSCSTFETRANVTDEIRRSSPTLDDVVSRWDKRLVIVADQFTRSRALLGPHHAMTDLDLTDIKYCMLERIGRSRYLGQTTQGQLDMRVFKLTHATMFILRKQLVQRNLITKQEFCLKVEGSNNRFGFLLHLPRFYVEVKTKTQIMAREMCALLASKPNRREVTSKLLAELGLTTVSAKKIFHGAASKYVTRRTVPYGEYYPDSSREERYNKNNKQRIVRFCELVKPFVEEAEEEEEDPEDDSTNKSVGLFFHPQRYVYDRTRLNQAHKRIYMAGLAGTTMRELSIDMMTTRLEARNILKALRRRQLIVPYREDMGKQRVLRYFCPEFAKKSEVHKKLAAEKKRMLEQPRVEPVPAKKRKSGTPPAEVVETAEGQEGTKQATEAVEAAELAAAAGASTVNEVREETEKRADSAPSCSSTSDSLPGSSTGSLPCEQPTVTVETNSECFFRKVSTQASISFMNGEDVPCRKPLQRLLPSHKMLARANRIIEYVQVEKVLSDFTKLLRALQKIEEEEGSTMKLDKVSIERLISKLCSSGYLKTIHTVLRLGNNVKDIKLICMPSITKDDEIVKAHIEQAKFKFFQSAPKEPKKQEAKAVTEPSPCSKMTYNPAMGRFYGVQPKFRRMHLCYAFMHYLLYSYEGAAQDRSSEDPSIPTQYHHEIGWKMFVPPLSKSPSTPEGWVLFADVLLSLPLSIFVKIASSIRHKIEGLEEYLDDKVKCHYLVRNLPVKLRNALLFARRYIYSIHETMKRLAFVGMITFGPQRLKEKDQVFLYVHRNLRIKDTKISNPGYHQVSADIKYPVKQFFLRTQQEVEHFWLEVESTCVCTPLGMAQSILGQTIELQNLYKKPAMIEACKNREFGEEKDDGTVPGDQLGAAGFDSALFAHLKRNWSPAEQIPAKVNTSIKENKKPSPNGAKPFQRLLSYLDRASKNTGSTLPQKHSHKRARSSISRMSVYYPKEPDSKPLAVPVVKGATKVVEHQPKKKVMQRKKSDITLRVVKPRKLCSARKPYYDDKDQAALKAMKTMRVSWSSQEDIVLLMCKVCSWFLDRHLDKMVVPFTVVRDILNERFPELSKDKTSRACQRRMRFMLLNPATKANALVFLCEAQHDQELMEMFYGPKPVKSDEKQWVTMFRTVLNHLMKKFSKSSEERHREVTLPTSIGELKNRYEVVVPGHAEVDSWSFAEPQNLVDIHFSSVAMVILASIAADDGKSNWSLTLYKIYEQYPDNLIRSVTARLRHNGIICKKHPNTKKLYISLNLSMLPFTLSNKFKFEMARRYTPEHIASMGKLMLELLAKRQSGESYTFEDDIEPAYAPLLFTLLLSKKLGYSMEVPEAIVDFDSSMTHGKVPLLNEELGEDEDNDSQGEDIFENSDTLATKAKSLNFATSGGNVKTSRSFLYMLKHNMKKVLRFNTLRPQDYAIVKSCKVDFFLTSEDLVPGWTLEEPTDKSYALKVRNPLYDKIVQEQRVCYSLDTANHCWTAESITDAYRQAAKSLEEAQIGAEIYSVILKKEQLGITYAQLYDTFCSTMRSVTLESHLDFLVEREMILRVGVTCLRFVALQHSKPWVIRSFKIPKEMRAYTSALGEQEHALKVKMRKVTTSETASLLSSEVKKAAESGVDGRATAAANPQDFTSPEPSTSYASESAGQGCSEDPSTSRDDRHEIESRNAGCRRARDSNSSCLKRTYYEAITKNINVDAFEKIMYVPRIWRKPDGTLNRPAFLQLLSAILSYILDHPGVREEDFKSKFSRKMEPCVQMLELLRILESLGCIKRFFMRPDTTTRCSLFSKRRQVITSDTYCTGDVVCYTGTLDALVNFAAFAVYFQK